aaaaaaaatttaaagaTTATGTAAAGATGAatcattaaaataaaaacaaaaaaattaaaggattaaaaaaaaaaaaaaaaaaaaaaatacaatgTAATACAATAcaatacaaaaaatatataatataatataatataatataatataatagggaagaaaaaaaaaatatatataatttttttttgatgattatattaatattgaAATGATGAATATAGGTCAAGTGCAAACACGCCATGTAtgaaattaaattaaataaatataaaaaaatgaaaagaggaaaaaaattacaattcacataaaataagaatatatatatatatatatatcaacaaaacaaataacatacatacttatatttatgtagATGTGAATCACGTTTCGTTTTTTAATAGtagatttatataaaaacatttatatatatatatatatatatatatatatatatatatatatatatatatatatatattatatatatatattataaaaattttgaaaGCTTGAAAGTTATGAAAAATTGTCTTTTCTTCACTTATAAGTATAAAGAAAATGGTGTTTCATTCATTAAATCATTTTTGAATTTTTCCAAATTTTATGGTGTAATATTTTGTAGAAATATTCACATTCAATTAAGcttaagaaaaaaaaaaaaaaaaaatgtagaaAGCAAAAATGGTTATAATAGTTATACTACAACATGTATAGATTATGTTGAAAATAAAGGAAGATCtgatataattttaaaaggcaagaataattatttgacacatggatatataaataatgatttatataaaaatgttgtagataaagaaaaaatagtaataaataaaaagaaaagtaataataataataataataataataaaataaattcttTTCTGGTTCaatcattaaaaaattataatttgtttaatatatatttggataaaataagaaaatataattgtcataataataatctcataaaaaaaaaaataatcaatattaatagtataaaatattttgattattatatttatttatacaatataGACGCCTTACTCATATATACAACACATAAATTTcatatgtttttaaaagaaaaaaataaaaaaggatattatactttatcaaatacatataatatttatatagaaaactttttaaatatttttatacaatttaattttattttaaatgattttcttttatttaaagGAGAAGCAAGTTCTAAGcaatattttaataatatattggatatatatataaagtatAATCCACATATTTTACTGATAAgacaaaatattaaaaaagatcAGGATAAAGTAATATGCTGcaatacatattataatgaagatttctttataaaggttctaaaaataattaaaatattcaatCAGTTTAAATTCTTTAGtaaattgaaaaatattgacattaatgattatttacaaaaatattcagaaaaaacaaattgtacaaatatattctatcctatcaaaaataataaacctaacgataataaaaatgtaataataaataagaGAGATGAAAATGATGTATTCTATGAATGTATGCGTTTTACTGATGAAACGGATTGTATAAGTAaggaaaattataattttttaaaaagtttAAGAATTTTTGATGAGGGTCTTATGAATGAAATTGGATTAGAAGAATactttaaaaataaaagtcAAGAAGAACACAAAAAAAggttaataaaaaaaaataatattaataatgatgataataatagtgatgataataataataataatcataataataatcataataataatagtgatgataataataatgataatattattcttcatttaaaatttatgaAATCATTTAGCTATATCTTAAAAtgtttaataaaatatttaaatgaagaTGGTATATCcaaattatttatgtattgCACGGTTCTATTcgataaaaatatggataaagatattatttgtttctATAAACATATGTATGAGCATGTGAAGAAAATGAACAAGATTAGTAATAAGAATATTgcttatatattaaatggttgtaatttttatttaggtgctgaaaatataaatttaataaaacatatatcaaatgatatattaaaaaataatagagttatttattataaagagaagaaaagaacatttaagaatataaataatattgtaCCATCACatttagaaaatataatatatacattttcAAAAAATCGTTATAAGGATAAAAGAATGTTTTTGTTATTTACTCAAgttataaaagaaaaatgtgAAGGTTTTTCTTGTATTACttctataaatatattatatagttttgctaatttaaattatgaaGAACTTGTATTTAATGTActttatgaaaaaatgaaaacatttgattttatatcatttatgATGTGTAAAGgattaaatataattaaattaataaacaccttattattaatagAATTTAGAAATTTCCATAATAGtggtataaaaaaaatgaaccCTTTTATATTAACACATACTCAAATTAAGAGAATATGTGAAGAAAAAAGTATATTCAATGATTACAATAATAGTCATACctttaaaaatgataatatagaaataataaaaaaaaaaaaagaacatataataccaacaaacaaaatatatctaaaaactgataaaatgatatataaaacattgctcgtttcattattatatgaaaaaaaatgttttaaaaatttagataataatatatatgaaaataaaattctagatatatataaaaaattaataagaTTAAACATAATTTGTGTAAAGGACAAAAAggatttatttattttaaagaatatcataaaaaagaattatcAAAAGTTAAATATCGACGAAtttgataaatattttgttttttcatttattaatgcaaatatgaacaaaataaacGTTCATAAATTAATCTATACATTGcaacaatataataaattaatcaatgaaatgaatataataaatgaaagtacaaaaaaaaaaaaaaaaaaaaaattaatataaataactgcataaataaaaacacatatatatatatatatatatatatatatataaatatacatatttatttttttgtgataaaaatttttttttaatttttagtaaaaaaaaaaaaaaaaaaaaaaaaaaaaaaaaatataaaaatataaaaatataaaaatataaaaatataaaaataacaagAAACTCATTTATTTGTTAAAATTAGGGTTtattcattaaatatatatatatatgtatatatgcatatatatatatttatttatttatttatttatacacaTGTAATATATTCCTATATTTATGTGTCCATGTCAAAGTACTTATTCAAGTACTGAGTATAATCTTCTTCTTCACTTGAATAGAAATTATAGTCATCGAAATTTTGTTCCACATTATTATCTAATTTGTTATCCCCATTTTGATTATcgttattatttttgaatTCCTCATCTTTTATTGATGGTTGCGATGATTTAATATCTTGATTATTGACATTTgtgttatttatatgatcaTTATTTTGAACATTTTGGTTAGTAGAATTATCCATGTATgattttaaattattattttgattattttgggctatatttattaatttaaaaaaactatctgctttattatatttgaaGTCTAACTTAATAATATCTATAATTCCATTAATAAACCATggataattatttttttttattaaattatctatatttattttatgatcCGTATTATCAAAAGTATGATATTTATGAATTAATAACTccattatataatttttattattataaagaaatcTAATTTTATCATCTTTTGTTAGAACATTATCTacttctttattatattcatctGCATTATTAATACTATTATCTATTTTTACATGTTTAAATTTACATGCAGGATTATGAcatgaattatatataacattattaCGACAATAAAAAAGTTGATAATCATGAGAAAAGATACAATTCTGTTTATGACATGTACCTTTAACTAAAAATTTACATAACTttgatattttatatattggAATAACATCGTGTGAATAAGTACATTTATCGTTATGTATACATTTCccttttttaaaaaaaaatttacatgtttctttttttggttcatatttaaaattatcaaAAGTGTTTTCTGTCttgttaatttttttattttttatctttttcgTTTTATCTCCGCTTATATctaccttttttttttttttctttttcttcttttttttaaagcTAAGAAGAGTATTCTTGGTTGTATTTCCTATACAAaagaaatgaaatatatatatatatatatatatataaatgtttatatatataaatgtatatatttaataatattttccatTTTGTTGTATACCTGTTATGTCAGATATTTTCTCTAAAATGGCCTTGTcgtttattttttccatcacttaataatattataatatatattattatatgtataatattgtatatttaaaaaaaaaaaagataaaaaaaatatttactacaaaaaatattattcaaagtaaaaattatatatatactaatattatgttaacattcattttttaattattttaataaaacatattatataaaaaataaatatattagcatatat
This is a stretch of genomic DNA from Plasmodium reichenowi strain SY57 chromosome 14, whole genome shotgun sequence. It encodes these proteins:
- a CDS encoding zinc finger protein, putative gives rise to the protein MEKINDKAILEKISDITGNTTKNTLLSFKKKKKKKKKKKVDISGDKTKKIKNKKINKTENTFDNFKYEPKKETCKFFFKKGKCIHNDKCTYSHDVIPIYKISKLCKFLVKGTCHKQNCIFSHDYQLFYCRNNVIYNSCHNPACKFKHVKIDNSINNADEYNKEVDNVLTKDDKIRFLYNNKNYIMELLIHKYHTFDNTDHKINIDNLIKKNNYPWFINGIIDIIKLDFKYNKADSFFKLINIAQNNQNNNLKSYMDNSTNQNVQNNDHINNTNVNNQDIKSSQPSIKDEEFKNNNDNQNGDNKLDNNVEQNFDDYNFYSSEEEDYTQYLNKYFDMDT
- a CDS encoding hypothetical protein (conserved Plasmodium protein, unknown function), with the translated sequence MKNCLFFTYKYKENGVSFIKSFLNFSKFYGVIFCRNIHIQLSLRKKKKKNVESKNGYNSYTTTCIDYVENKGRSDIILKGKNNYLTHGYINNDLYKNVVDKEKIVINKKKSNNNNNNNNKINSFLVQSLKNYNLFNIYLDKIRKYNCHNNNLIKKKIININSIKYFDYYIYLYNIDALLIYTTHKFHMFLKEKNKKGYYTLSNTYNIYIENFLNIFIQFNFILNDFLLFKGEASSKQYFNNILDIYIKYNPHILLIRQNIKKDQDKVICCNTYYNEDFFIKVLKIIKIFNQFKFFSKLKNIDINDYLQKYSEKTNCTNIFYPIKNNKPNDNKNVIINKRDENDVFYECMRFTDETDCISKENYNFLKSLRIFDEGLMNEIGLEEYFKNKSQEEHKKRLIKKNNINNDDNNSDDNNNNNHNNNHNNNSDDNNNDNIILHLKFMKSFSYILKCLIKYLNEDGISKLFMYCTVLFDKNMDKDIICFYKHMYEHVKKMNKISNKNIAYILNGCNFYLGAENINLIKHISNDILKNNRVIYYKEKKRTFKNINNIVPSHLENIIYTFSKNRYKDKRMFLLFTQVIKEKCEGFSCITSINILYSFANLNYEELVFNVLYEKMKTFDFISFMMCKGLNIIKLINTLLLIEFRNFHNSGIKKMNPFILTHTQIKRICEEKSIFNDYNNSHTFKNDNIEIIKKKKEHIIPTNKIYLKTDKMIYKTLLVSLLYEKKCFKNLDNNIYENKILDIYKKLIRLNIICVKDKKDLFILKNIIKKNYQKLNIDEFDKYFVFSFINANMNKINVHKLIYTLQQYNKLINEMNIINESTKKKKKKKLI